The Primulina tabacum isolate GXHZ01 chromosome 7, ASM2559414v2, whole genome shotgun sequence genome includes a window with the following:
- the LOC142551128 gene encoding chaperone protein dnaJ 49-like has translation MDSNKDEALKCFNIAREAIAAGNKQKALKFIGIARRLNENLPLDDLLAACENLDASSVSASNDVETIKRGRNNLGSVDGDGVSNEERNYTEEHVQLVRQIKSKIDYYSILGVEKSCSVEEIRKAYRKLSLKVHPDKNKAPGAEEAFKKVGKAFKCLSDGDSRRQYDHTGLVDEFEYNQQNNVRQRRRRTGNDFFDDDCDPDEIFRAFFGQRDAFRNARVYRTRTTDAGAHHREDLGGNGPNLMLLLQLLPFLIIVLLAYLPFSEPEYSLQKNYSYQFMKTTEKHGVEFFVKSPEFDQNYPIGSSNRQDIENNVIKDYKHMLGRYCHMEMQRRHWNRHFPTPHCDRLESFTS, from the coding sequence ATGGATAGTAACAAGGATGAGGCTTTGAAGTGCTTTAATATTGCTCGAGAGGCCATTGCTGCTGGCAATAAACAAAAAGCACTTAAATTTATTGGGATCGCTCGCCGCCTGAATGAGAATTTACCCCTGGATGATCTTTTGGCTGCGTGTGAAAATCTTGATGCTTCTTCTGTCAGTGCCTCTAACGATGTGGAGACTATCAAGAGAGGGAGGAACAATCTGGGTTCAGTTGATGGTGATGGGGTTTCAAACGAGGAGAGGAATTACACAGAGGAGCATGTGCAGTTGGTTAGGCAAATTAAGAGTAAGATAGATTATTATTCCATTCTTGGCGTGGAAAAGAGCTGTTCTGTGGAGGAGATTAGGAAGGCTTATAGGAAATTGTCTCTGAAAGTTCATCCTGATAAGAATAAAGCTCCGGGAGCTGAGGAGGCATTCAAGAAAGTTGGCAAGGCATTCAAGTGTTTGAGTGATGGTGACTCGAGGAGGCAGTATGATCACACTGGTCTTGTCGACGAATTTGAGTATAATCAACAGAACAATGTCAGGCAAAGAAGAAGGAGAACAGGGAATGACTTTTTTGATGATGACTGTGACCCCGATGAGATATTTAGGGCTTTCTTTGGTCAGCGTGATGCATTCAGAAATGCTCGAGTTTACAGGACTAGAACAACTGATGCTGGTGCTCATCACAGGGAAGATTTGGGTGGTAATGGACCGAATCTTATGCTGCTTCTTCAGTTGCTACCATTTTTAATAATCGTCCTGCTTGCCTATCTTCCTTTCTCTGAGCCAGAGTATTCATTACAAAAGAACTATTCATATCAATTCATGAAAACAACGGAGAAACATGGGGTTGAGTTTTTTGTCAAATCACCTGAATTTGACCAGAATTATCCTATAGGCAGCTCTAATCGACAAGACATCGAAAATAATGTGATCAAGGACTACAAACACATGCTTGGACGGTATTGTCACATGGAAATGCAGAGGCGTCATTGGAACAGACACTTTCCAACTCCTCACTGTGATAGGCTTGAAAGTTTCACATCATGA
- the LOC142550552 gene encoding uncharacterized protein LOC142550552, with product MISGGSTDGNSNRARKARSRRECLEVDGRRRDEPVISFGPEDLKGVSLPQNEALVIQARVANYDVLRVFVDNGSSVNVIFKEALVQMDLHEYQLEAVETALFGFAGHAVYPEGKIALPLTLGTGDLRKTVMTAFTVVDSPSSYNIILGRPAMNEMKAVASTYHQKSNSQYEDRLEKLKEISPLLGGVMGRQSG from the coding sequence ATGATTTCGGGAGGATCTACCGATGGCAATTCCAACCGGGCCCGGAAAGCGAGGAGTAGGAGGGAATGTTTGGAGGTTGATGGAAGGAGGAGAGATGAGCCGGTTATCAGCTTTGGACCAGAGGATCTCAAAGGAGTAAGCCTACCTCAAAATGAAGCTCTTGTCATTCAAGCCCGAGTGGCTAACTATGATGTGTTGAGAGTATTTGTTGACAATGGCAGCTCGGTCAATGTCATCTTTAAGGAAGCTTTGGTCCAAATGGATTTACATGAGTATCAGCTAGAGGCGGTTGAAACTGCCTTATTTGGTTTCGCTGGGCACGCTGTATATCCTGAAGGGAAAATCGCTCTACCCTTGACCCTGGGTACTGGAGACCTGAGGAAGACTGTGATGACTGCTTTTACAGTAGTGGATTCCCCATCTTCGTACAATATCATATTGGGAAGGCCGGCCATGAATGAGATGAAGGCCGTGGCCTCGACTTATCACCAAAAATCAAATTCCCAGTACGAGGACAGGTTGGAGAAGTTAAAGGAGATCAGCCCTCTTCTCGGAGGTGTTATGGGGAGACAGTCAGGATAG